GCCACGCCGAGCGCCTCCGCCGCCGCGTGGGTCTCCTGGACCCGGCGCTCCCGCAGCTGTTCGCCCTCGCCGAGGAAGCCTTCGGGGACCTCGCCCAGCTCGCCGCGGGTCGCCACGACGAGCACGACCCGGTGGCCTTCGTCGGCCGCCTTGCGCATCACACCGCCGGTGAGGATGCATTCGTCGTCAGGATGAGCGTGGAACGTCACCAATGTCGCCATGCCCTCGAACCTACCGCCGCCCCCCGACAAGAACCGCGCCTCACCGCCGCCAGAGGAAATAGTGCACGACGCCGCTGGGGCTCGGCACGCGTTCCGTGTGGAACCGGTCGGCCAGCTCGTCCGGGCTTTCCCACAGCTTGAGGCCGTGGCCGAGGTCGTACGGCGCGACCGCGATGTGCAGGTCGTCGACCAGGTCGGCGGCGAGGAATTCGCGGATCGTCGTCACTCCGCCGCCGAGCCGGACGTCCTGGCCCGCGGCGGCTTCCTTGGCGCGGGCCAGCGCTTCGTGCGGCGTCGTGTCGAGGAAGTGGAAGGTGGTTTCGCCCAGCGCGAACGACGGTCGCACGTGGTGGGTGAGCACGAAGACGGGCGTGTGGAACGGCGGTTCGCCGCCCCACCAGCCCTGCCACTCGTGATCCGCCCACGGACCGCGGAACGGGCCGAACTTGTTGCGCCCCATGATCTCCGCGCCGATGTTCCGGTTCATCGCGCGGACCAGGTAGTCGTCGAGGCCACGGGTGCCGCCGTCGCCGCGGTACGCCCAGCCCGCGGCGGCCCCCGCCCAGCTCATCAGCTCGCCTGGGTCGACATGGCCGAACGGGCGCTCGAAGCTCTGGTCCTCGCCCGCGCCGATCCCGTCGCGGCTGATCGTGAAGCAGTGCACCCGAAGTCGCTGGTCCATCGTTGTCCTCCTCGGAAAGGGCCGTTGTCACCCTGCGGTCGGAACCCGGCGACCGGACCGGACGGCCCGGCCGGAAGAATTTTCCCCCGCCGGTGTCCGATCCGCCCGGACGGCGCCGACCACCGGGTGCCGCCACCGAGGGCGGCACCGGACGAGGAGGACAACCGTGCAGTACCTGATTCTGATGCAGGTCGACCCCACCGTGCTGAGCGAGCTGACCGACGCGCAGCAGAAGCACCTGGAGCAGGGGCACACCGCGTTCATGGCGGCGATCAAGAAGAGCGGCGAGTTCATCGCGACCCAGGCACTGGCCGAGCCCGCCCGGTCGAAGGTGCTGCGCGGGTCGGCCGGCGTGCCCGAGGTGACCGACGGGCCGTTCGCGGAGAGCAAGGAGTTCATGGGCGGCTTCTACCTGATCGAGGTCGAGGACGAGGCCCGCGCGCTGGAGCTGGCCAAGCAGATCCCGGATCTGGACATCCCCGGCCTCGCCTTGGAACTGCGCCCGGTGGTCTTCGCCGATCTGGGCGAGCGGTGACCGGACGGGGCCGGTCGCGTGGGCGACCGGCCCCCGGGGGGTCCCGGCAAAGTTGGTCGAGGCCCCGTGATCAGCGGAGGTGTTCGAGATGCGCGACCACCTCGCGCTGTGCGCCGGACCTGTCCCGAAGTCTGTGAAGGGCCCCTTCACAGACCTCCACACCGACTTAAGAACGATCCGCGCGGCACCTCCAGCCGGACCTCGTCCACCGCGACGGTGGTGCCGAACCGCTTGGTGAGCCCGTAGAGCCCCATTGCCGCTTCGTCCGCCATCGGCTCCCCCTTTCCGTGTGGTCCTGCCAGACCCTACGCGCAGGCGCGGGGTGATCGGGGCAGGACAGCACGGGCGGGAACGCCCGGCAGCACCGGCGCGGCGGGTCAGCCGCAGTCGATCTTGGGCTGCGGGTTGTAGTGGACCGTGCGCGTGTGCCGGGAGACCTCACGGCCGGTGCCGGCGTCGCGCAGCACGCGGGTGTCACTGGTGGTGAACCCCTCGGCGCCGGCGGACGCGTGGCAGTTCTCCGCCGGGCCGGGCTTCGTCGGCGGGGGCGTGGGGTTCGCGCGCTCCCCGGGCACCGATTCCACGGTGTACCGCTTGGTGCCCCACAGTTTCACGGTGATCGACGACGGTGTCCAGATCGTCTGGATCGCGATGCCGGTGTCCGAGTCGTTCGTGAACTTCAGGTCGATCACGCTGGCGCCACCCGGATTCTGGAACACGGTCGCCTCGCGTGCGGCCGGGTAGCGGCTGATGTAGTAGCTGTGCTCCTTGTGCCCGGCGTCCTTCATCCCGGCGAAATAGCTCGCGTTGTACAGCGTGGTCGCGAACTGCGAGATGCCGCCGCCGACCTCCCGGCCCGGGGCGCCGTTCGCGATCACGCCCGCCTCCACGTACCCCTGCGGCTTTCCGCGCGGGCCGGTGAACTCGTTGAGGCTGAACGTTTCCCCGGGTTTGACGATGGCGCCGTTCACCTTGTTCGCGACGACCCGGATGTTGACCCCGGAATCGGTGGCGAACCCGCCCGTGCTGAACTCGCCGACGACCTCGCGCACCCCGAGCTTGTCCGCCTGTTCGGTGGTGACCTTCGCGGGCTCCTTCCGGTACACCGCCTTGAGTTCCCGCGCGTCGGTCCGCTTGAGCGTGTCCATCAGCGGTTCGAGGCTCTTGTCCCAGTCCACGGTGCTGCCCTCGGCCGAGGGCTTGACCACCGGTTTGCCGCCGGCGAACTCGATGCTCGCGTCGTGGCCCTCCTGCTCGGTGGATTTCAGCTGTGGGGCGAGTACCTCGGTGAGCTTCTTCGTGTCCAGCTTCGGGGTGAGGCCGCCGCCTTCGCCCGGCGTGAAGGTCAGGGCCGCGGCGATGTCCTTCGGGTGGGCGGTGGCGTCCGAGCCCTCGCCCTTGAACCGCACCGGGCCGGACACCGCGGGCCGGGCGAACTGGTCCAGCGCGGCCTGGACCCCGGCCGCTGTGGTGGACACCGGCGCGGGCGCCACGGGCAGCGTCAGCTCTCCGCCCTTGGCCCAGCCGGTGAGTACCGCCTGCCGGGCCGCTGCGACGTCGAGCTTCTGCCCGGCCCGCGGCTCGACGGCGGTTGGTGTGGCCCCGGCGAAGTGCACCGCGCCCTCCACCGGCGCGCGGTCGACGCGGCTGCGCAGGTCTTCCAGCGCGGCGCCGAGCTGGCCGTCCTCGGCCTGCGAGAGCACGCCGATCTCCCGGGTGCCGAAGAACGAGGTGAGCCGGGTGAACGGGTTCAGCGGCTGGTCGCCGACCTGTTCGATGGTGCCGTTCCAGTCCAGGCGCAGGCCGGCGGCGGCCGGGGTGAAGGTGGTCCGCGCCTCGCCCGCGGTGATGGTGAGCGGTTGCGCGAGCCGGGGTTCGAGGCTGCTGCGCAGCTCCCGTTCGGCGACCGGCACTTCGAGCCCGCCGACGTCCACCCCGGCGATGACGACGCCGCGCGGTACCCGGCCCTGGCTGGTGAGCAGGTCGATCAGGTAGGCGACGACGAGCAAGGCGAGCACCCCGCCGGAGATCCAGCCCGCCCGCCGCAGCCCACGTCGTGGGGCCGGGGGCGCCGGTTCGTCCAGGCGCACGACCGGCAGGATGTCGGTCTGCTCACCGTGGGAATCCGGCCAGCGCGGTTCCTGCACCTCTACGCCCCTCCGTTCGCCGTGTCCGGGCCCAGCGTACGGGGAGAGCCGGACATGCCGGACTAGTGCCCCTAAACCGGTCAGCTCGTGTCCGGTTCCGCCGGCTTGCGAGCAGCGGGCACCGTACCGGCGGTGGCGGGTGCCCGGTTCGCCGGGTCTTGGCTGGGAAATCTGATATATGATGGCCTGTTGCGTGTCGATCCAGGGCTCTGCCGGGGCTGGAGCGAGCACAAGGCAGTCCTCGCCGTGGCACGCAAGGGCGACGCGGACGAGGCGGCCAGCCTGCTGCGCGACCAGCTCGCGGCGTTCCTCGACGGATCCTCGCGACGGTCGGGGAACAGGAGGACTGGCGTGCGGCTGCTGCTCGTCGCGGACACCCATCTGCCGAAGCGGGCGAAGGACTTGCCCGAGCCGGTCTGGGACGAGGTGGCGACAGCGGACGTCGTGGTGCACGCGGGCGACTGGGTCGATCTGGACACCTTCGACGCACTCGCAATGCACAGCAAACGGCTGGTCGCCGTGTACGGCAACAACGACGGCCCGGAGCTGCGCGCGTGGCTGCCCGAGGTGGCGCGGGTGACGCTCGGCGGCGTACGGCTGGCTGTGGTGCACGAGACCGGCGACGCGAAGGGCCGCGCGGCTCGCTGCGACGCGCAGTACCCGGACGCCGACATCCTCGTCTTCGGCCATAGCCACATCCCGTGGGACTCCACGACGCCCGGTGGGCTGCGGCTGCTCAACCCGGGTTCGCTCACGGATCGGCGGCGGCAGCCATTCTGCACCTACCAGACCGCGGAGATCAGGGATGGCCAGCTGGGTGATGTCGAGCTGCACGAGCTGCCACCGAAGGGGTAGACAGAACCCATGAATCCGGCACGCGCTCTGCGGGACATCGCCTTCCGGCTCGAACGCGCGGGGGAGCCGACCTACCGCGTGCGCGCGTTCCGGCAAGCTGCTGCCGTGGTCGACGGCCTCGCTCCGGAAGAGCTTGAGTCCCGTGTACGGGCGGGTACGTTGCAGGCGCTCAAAGGCATCGGCAAAGCGACCGCCGGCGTGATCGAGGACGCGTCACAAGGACGTACGCCTGCGTACGCGGCGAAGCTGGACGAAGCAGACGTGCCGGACGGCGGTCCGCTGCGCGCCGCCCTTCGCGGGGATTGCCACACCCACTCCGAATGGTCCGATGGAGGCAGCCCGATCCGTGAGATGGCCGAGACGGCGCAGGAGCTGGGGCACGAATGGATCGTGCTCACCGATCACTCGCCACGGCTGACCGTCGCCCGGGGCTTGTCCGCGGAACGGCTGCGGGACCAGATGATCGAGGTGGCGCAGGTGAACGAAGAGCTGGCGCCGTTCCGCGTGCTGCACGGGATCGAGGTGGACATCCTCGATGACGGCGCGCTCGACCAGACCGAGGAGCTGTTGGCACAGCTGGATTTCGTGGTGGCGAGCGTGCATTCGAAGCTGCGCATGCCGGCTCGTGAGATGACTCCGCGGCTGCTCGCTGCGGTGGCGAACCCGTACGTGCGCGTACTGGGCCACTGCACCGGACGGATGGTCCATGGGCGCGGCAGGCCGGAATCGGAGTTCGACGCGGAGAAGGTGTTCACGGCCTGCCGGGAGAACGGGGTCACCGTGGAGATCAACTCGCGCCCCGAACGTCTCGACCCGCCGATGCGGTTGCTGCACCAGGCCGTGGCATTGGGCTGCGAGTTCGCCATCGACAGCGACGCACACGCCCCGGGGCAGCTCGATTGGCAGGGGTACGGCTGCGTCCGTGCGGCGGAAGCCGAGCTGGGGCCGGACCGGATCGTGAACACCCGGAGCGTGGACGAGCTGCTCGCCGGGTGAGTGCTGCCCGGGAACGCGGGCGGGCTCAGCCGATCTCATACCGATCGCCGTAGACCTGCCACTTCAGCGGGGTGTGCAGGTCGAGATTGCCGTTGTTGAGGAAGACCAGCTGCTCGGTG
This Amycolatopsis sulphurea DNA region includes the following protein-coding sequences:
- a CDS encoding dihydrofolate reductase family protein, with translation MDQRLRVHCFTISRDGIGAGEDQSFERPFGHVDPGELMSWAGAAAGWAYRGDGGTRGLDDYLVRAMNRNIGAEIMGRNKFGPFRGPWADHEWQGWWGGEPPFHTPVFVLTHHVRPSFALGETTFHFLDTTPHEALARAKEAAAGQDVRLGGGVTTIREFLAADLVDDLHIAVAPYDLGHGLKLWESPDELADRFHTERVPSPSGVVHYFLWRR
- a CDS encoding YciI family protein; this encodes MQYLILMQVDPTVLSELTDAQQKHLEQGHTAFMAAIKKSGEFIATQALAEPARSKVLRGSAGVPEVTDGPFAESKEFMGGFYLIEVEDEARALELAKQIPDLDIPGLALELRPVVFADLGER
- a CDS encoding VanW family protein, with amino-acid sequence MQEPRWPDSHGEQTDILPVVRLDEPAPPAPRRGLRRAGWISGGVLALLVVAYLIDLLTSQGRVPRGVVIAGVDVGGLEVPVAERELRSSLEPRLAQPLTITAGEARTTFTPAAAGLRLDWNGTIEQVGDQPLNPFTRLTSFFGTREIGVLSQAEDGQLGAALEDLRSRVDRAPVEGAVHFAGATPTAVEPRAGQKLDVAAARQAVLTGWAKGGELTLPVAPAPVSTTAAGVQAALDQFARPAVSGPVRFKGEGSDATAHPKDIAAALTFTPGEGGGLTPKLDTKKLTEVLAPQLKSTEQEGHDASIEFAGGKPVVKPSAEGSTVDWDKSLEPLMDTLKRTDARELKAVYRKEPAKVTTEQADKLGVREVVGEFSTGGFATDSGVNIRVVANKVNGAIVKPGETFSLNEFTGPRGKPQGYVEAGVIANGAPGREVGGGISQFATTLYNASYFAGMKDAGHKEHSYYISRYPAAREATVFQNPGGASVIDLKFTNDSDTGIAIQTIWTPSSITVKLWGTKRYTVESVPGERANPTPPPTKPGPAENCHASAGAEGFTTSDTRVLRDAGTGREVSRHTRTVHYNPQPKIDCG
- a CDS encoding metallophosphoesterase family protein, encoding MRLLLVADTHLPKRAKDLPEPVWDEVATADVVVHAGDWVDLDTFDALAMHSKRLVAVYGNNDGPELRAWLPEVARVTLGGVRLAVVHETGDAKGRAARCDAQYPDADILVFGHSHIPWDSTTPGGLRLLNPGSLTDRRRQPFCTYQTAEIRDGQLGDVELHELPPKG
- a CDS encoding PHP domain-containing protein codes for the protein MNPARALRDIAFRLERAGEPTYRVRAFRQAAAVVDGLAPEELESRVRAGTLQALKGIGKATAGVIEDASQGRTPAYAAKLDEADVPDGGPLRAALRGDCHTHSEWSDGGSPIREMAETAQELGHEWIVLTDHSPRLTVARGLSAERLRDQMIEVAQVNEELAPFRVLHGIEVDILDDGALDQTEELLAQLDFVVASVHSKLRMPAREMTPRLLAAVANPYVRVLGHCTGRMVHGRGRPESEFDAEKVFTACRENGVTVEINSRPERLDPPMRLLHQAVALGCEFAIDSDAHAPGQLDWQGYGCVRAAEAELGPDRIVNTRSVDELLAG